The following are encoded together in the Myxococcus virescens genome:
- a CDS encoding SDR family NAD(P)-dependent oxidoreductase: MSTSKNMPVALITGGSRGLGRNMALKLAARGTGIILTYRTGADEAAAVVKQIEAAGGKAVALPLDVGDTRGFGAFVEAVRTELGRHFGRERLDFLVNNAGMGIQVSFAETTEAQFDALMNVHLKGAFFLTQRLLPVLADGGRILNISSGLARFTLPGHAAYATMKAGVEALTRYLAKELGPRRISVNVLAPGATATDFGGGVVRDNPELNKTLAAQVALGRVGQPDDIGDAVAMLLSPESAWVTGQRIEASGGMML; encoded by the coding sequence ATGAGCACCTCGAAGAACATGCCCGTGGCTCTCATCACGGGGGGAAGCCGTGGACTGGGGCGGAACATGGCGCTCAAGCTGGCGGCCCGGGGCACCGGCATCATCCTGACGTACCGCACCGGCGCGGATGAAGCGGCGGCGGTCGTGAAGCAGATTGAAGCAGCAGGCGGCAAGGCGGTGGCGCTCCCGCTCGATGTGGGGGACACGCGGGGCTTTGGCGCCTTCGTGGAAGCGGTGCGGACGGAGCTGGGCCGTCACTTCGGGCGCGAGCGGCTGGATTTCCTGGTGAACAACGCGGGCATGGGCATCCAAGTCAGCTTCGCGGAGACGACCGAGGCCCAGTTCGACGCGCTGATGAACGTCCACCTCAAGGGGGCGTTCTTCCTCACGCAGCGGCTGTTGCCGGTGCTGGCGGATGGGGGGCGCATCCTGAACATCTCCTCCGGGCTCGCGCGCTTCACCCTCCCTGGCCACGCCGCCTACGCGACCATGAAGGCGGGCGTGGAGGCGCTCACCCGGTACCTCGCCAAGGAGCTGGGACCTCGGAGGATTTCCGTCAACGTGCTCGCGCCGGGCGCGACCGCGACGGACTTCGGGGGCGGCGTCGTCCGTGACAACCCGGAGCTGAACAAGACCCTGGCCGCCCAGGTCGCGCTCGGCCGTGTGGGGCAGCCCGACGACATCGGGGATGCGGTCGCCATGCTGCTGTCGCCGGAGAGCGCGTGGGTGACGGGCCAGCGCATCGAGGCCTCGGGCGGGATGATGCTCTGA
- a CDS encoding PQQ-dependent sugar dehydrogenase has protein sequence MRASLTLLPALVVLALSASACRKSQAQGTASPQDCIRVEKGWGADGTVPFNVEVVARGLETPWGIAWLPGGDALVTERPGRIRLLKDGVLQPRPVATVPVADAAEGGLLGIAAHPDFANNRQFYIYVTTDAGGAEENRIERWTLSEDHTTATHERVIFGGIASAKYHDGGRLRFGPDGMLYAGTGDARDPDRSQNANDPAGKLLRLTPAGAVPQDNPIPGSPAFLTGIRNLQAFDWRDASTLYIVDHGPSGETLRRGHDEVSVAHRGDNLGWPGIYSCETREGQITPSITYKDAMPPGGAAIYTGTAIPEWKGSLLIGTLGSRHLQRVEFAPDSSRVAKHEVYLRNTHGRLREVIMGPDGHLYVTTSNCDGRGDCGPDKDVILRLKR, from the coding sequence ATGCGCGCCTCTTTGACGCTCCTCCCCGCTCTCGTGGTGCTCGCCCTGTCCGCCTCCGCCTGCCGCAAGAGTCAGGCGCAAGGCACCGCGTCTCCCCAGGACTGCATCCGCGTGGAGAAAGGCTGGGGCGCCGACGGCACCGTGCCCTTCAACGTCGAGGTGGTGGCGCGGGGCCTGGAGACGCCGTGGGGCATCGCGTGGCTCCCCGGAGGCGACGCGCTCGTCACCGAGCGCCCGGGCCGCATCCGCCTGCTCAAGGACGGTGTCCTCCAGCCGCGGCCCGTGGCGACGGTGCCCGTCGCGGACGCCGCGGAGGGCGGCCTGCTCGGCATCGCGGCCCACCCGGACTTTGCGAACAACCGCCAGTTCTACATCTACGTCACCACGGACGCGGGCGGCGCCGAGGAGAACCGCATCGAGCGGTGGACACTGTCGGAGGACCACACCACGGCGACGCACGAGCGCGTCATCTTCGGTGGCATCGCCTCCGCCAAGTATCACGACGGCGGGCGCCTGCGCTTCGGCCCGGATGGCATGTTGTACGCGGGCACGGGCGACGCGAGAGACCCGGACCGCTCGCAGAACGCGAACGACCCGGCCGGAAAGCTGCTGCGCCTCACGCCGGCGGGAGCGGTGCCCCAGGACAATCCCATCCCCGGCTCGCCCGCGTTCCTCACCGGCATCCGCAACCTCCAGGCCTTCGACTGGCGCGACGCCTCCACGTTGTACATCGTGGACCACGGCCCCAGCGGCGAGACGCTGCGCCGGGGACACGACGAGGTCAGCGTCGCCCACCGCGGTGACAACCTGGGCTGGCCCGGCATCTACTCGTGCGAGACGCGCGAGGGGCAAATCACACCGTCCATCACCTACAAGGACGCCATGCCTCCAGGCGGCGCCGCCATCTACACCGGAACGGCCATCCCCGAATGGAAGGGCTCGCTGCTCATCGGCACGCTGGGCTCACGCCACCTCCAACGCGTGGAGTTCGCGCCGGATTCGAGCCGCGTGGCCAAACACGAAGTGTACCTGCGCAACACCCACGGCCGGCTGCGCGAGGTCATCATGGGGCCGGATGGCCACCTCTACGTCACCACCAGCAACTGCGACGGACGCGGTGACTGCGGCCCGGACAAGGACGTCATCCTCCGCCTGAAGCGCTGA
- a CDS encoding DUF1684 domain-containing protein: MTPIALALSLALQASPAPQNMSQTTAPTADDLQTSTRAWHEQRVQRLQAEDGWLTLVGLFWLKEGEQTAGSAPESDLDFPAGTPAKLGTFTRQGNTARFQPAPGVTFTRNGQPFTGGALQSDEKGTPDVLKLGNVSFQLILRGDKLGVRVRDSGAATRQQFRGIPTYPASNDWRIEARFEPAQTPRMLQVPNVLGTIDEMKAPGTLVFTVAGKEHRLTPVEDGSGKLFIIFADETNRDATYGAGRFLSADMPTDGRVVLDFNRAYNPPCAFTRFATCPLPPRGNRLATRVEAGEKRYADH, from the coding sequence ATGACGCCCATCGCCCTGGCCCTGTCTCTCGCCCTCCAAGCCTCGCCAGCCCCCCAGAACATGTCCCAGACCACCGCGCCCACCGCCGATGACTTGCAGACGTCCACCCGCGCCTGGCACGAGCAGCGCGTCCAGCGACTCCAGGCGGAGGACGGCTGGCTCACCCTCGTGGGCCTGTTCTGGCTCAAGGAAGGCGAGCAGACAGCGGGCTCCGCGCCCGAGAGCGACCTGGACTTCCCCGCGGGCACGCCCGCGAAGCTGGGCACCTTCACGCGGCAGGGCAACACCGCGCGCTTCCAGCCCGCGCCCGGCGTCACCTTCACCCGCAACGGCCAGCCCTTCACGGGCGGCGCACTCCAGTCGGACGAGAAGGGCACGCCGGACGTGCTCAAGCTCGGCAACGTCAGCTTCCAGCTCATCCTCCGAGGCGACAAGCTGGGCGTCCGCGTGAGGGACTCCGGCGCGGCGACGCGCCAGCAGTTCCGGGGCATCCCCACGTACCCGGCGAGCAACGACTGGCGCATCGAGGCGCGCTTCGAGCCCGCACAGACGCCTCGGATGCTGCAGGTCCCCAACGTGCTGGGAACCATCGACGAGATGAAGGCCCCCGGCACGCTCGTGTTCACGGTGGCGGGCAAGGAGCACCGGCTGACGCCCGTGGAGGACGGCTCGGGCAAGCTCTTCATCATCTTCGCGGATGAGACCAACCGCGACGCGACCTACGGCGCGGGCCGCTTCCTCTCCGCGGACATGCCCACCGACGGGCGCGTCGTGCTCGACTTCAACCGGGCCTACAATCCGCCCTGCGCATTCACCCGGTTCGCCACCTGCCCGCTGCCTCCGCGCGGCAACCGGCTCGCCACGCGCGTGGAGGCCGGCGAGAAACGCTACGCGGACCACTGA
- a CDS encoding 2-oxo acid dehydrogenase subunit E2, protein MRRRTLPVHLDLQPAPPAGAFRKLALGTWRSPGDPSAYAAVEVRMERAVAFLEAFRARTGQRLTVTHLVAKAAADALRRHPEANVLMRWNRPWRRKEVGVCVLVVQPAETGRADLTTATVHRADSLSLGAFAETMASRIAAVRARRDAVIERGKRRSSLIPGFLMGLALRMLSFVWFTLNVDLRWVGMPWDPFGSVAVTSLGSLGLERGYVALVPYTRVPLLLAPGAVRTEPVVDAGALVPGQVMTLTCTWDARLIGVEDVARVLRDIGAALEAPEGTWGSASPDGGRAASGAEVR, encoded by the coding sequence GTGCGAAGGCGGACGCTGCCCGTGCACCTCGACCTTCAGCCCGCACCGCCGGCCGGTGCCTTCCGCAAGCTCGCCCTGGGGACATGGCGTTCGCCAGGAGACCCCAGCGCCTATGCGGCGGTGGAGGTGCGCATGGAGCGAGCGGTGGCCTTCCTCGAGGCCTTCCGCGCCCGGACGGGACAGCGCCTCACGGTGACGCACCTGGTGGCCAAGGCCGCCGCGGATGCGCTGCGCCGCCATCCCGAAGCGAACGTCCTGATGCGCTGGAATCGCCCCTGGCGGCGCAAGGAGGTCGGCGTCTGCGTGTTGGTGGTGCAGCCCGCGGAGACGGGGCGCGCGGACCTGACGACGGCCACGGTGCATCGCGCGGACTCGCTGTCACTGGGGGCTTTCGCGGAGACGATGGCCTCGCGCATCGCAGCGGTCCGAGCGCGCCGGGATGCCGTCATCGAGCGTGGCAAGCGGCGCTCCTCGCTCATCCCTGGCTTCCTGATGGGCTTGGCGCTGCGGATGTTGTCCTTCGTCTGGTTCACGTTGAATGTGGACCTGCGCTGGGTGGGCATGCCGTGGGACCCGTTCGGCTCGGTGGCGGTGACGAGTCTGGGCTCGTTGGGGCTGGAACGGGGCTATGTGGCCCTGGTGCCGTACACGCGCGTGCCCCTCCTGCTGGCGCCGGGCGCGGTGCGGACGGAGCCCGTGGTGGATGCGGGCGCGCTGGTGCCTGGGCAGGTGATGACGCTCACTTGCACCTGGGACGCCCGGCTCATCGGCGTGGAGGACGTCGCGCGTGTCTTGCGCGACATCGGCGCCGCGCTGGAGGCGCCGGAGGGGACGTGGGGCTCGGCTTCGCCAGACGGGGGCAGGGCTGCGAGCGGTGCGGAGGTGCGGTAG
- a CDS encoding TipAS antibiotic-recognition domain-containing protein yields the protein MFEKHYTPEQLQQLKARREALGEEAIRQVEAEWPQLIARVRAEMDQGTDPTIEPVRSLAMRWRELLKAFTGGDPGIEGALNATHQQEPEVAAKHGLDPSLFAYIGKAMASLEQQA from the coding sequence ATGTTCGAGAAGCACTACACGCCGGAGCAGCTCCAGCAGTTGAAGGCCCGCCGCGAGGCCCTGGGGGAGGAGGCCATCCGCCAGGTCGAGGCCGAGTGGCCCCAGCTCATCGCTCGCGTCCGCGCGGAGATGGACCAGGGCACAGACCCCACGATCGAGCCGGTGCGCTCGCTGGCCATGCGCTGGCGGGAGCTGCTGAAGGCATTCACGGGGGGCGACCCTGGCATCGAAGGGGCGCTGAACGCGACGCATCAGCAGGAGCCCGAGGTCGCGGCGAAGCATGGGTTGGACCCCTCGCTCTTCGCTTACATCGGCAAGGCGATGGCCAGTCTGGAGCAGCAGGCGTAG
- a CDS encoding cyclic-phosphate processing receiver domain-containing protein: MKVYQDDERATPDGWGRVGWPEEAISLLASGQVTELSLSDDTHGTGYDVLLWLEEAVATRGFVPPRVQVHSANSSARQKMTLAITRIGRFVQDGQGG; the protein is encoded by the coding sequence ATGAAGGTCTATCAGGATGACGAGCGGGCCACTCCCGACGGTTGGGGGCGTGTGGGGTGGCCCGAAGAGGCGATTTCGCTGCTGGCGTCCGGGCAGGTGACGGAGCTGAGCCTGAGCGACGACACGCATGGCACCGGATACGACGTCTTGCTGTGGCTGGAAGAGGCCGTGGCGACCCGTGGCTTCGTGCCGCCACGGGTCCAGGTGCATTCGGCGAACAGCTCCGCGCGACAGAAGATGACGTTGGCCATCACCCGGATCGGGCGCTTCGTCCAGGATGGGCAGGGTGGTTGA
- a CDS encoding bZIP transcription factor, giving the protein MTTDSSSDVGGTATGGSGMTTGSATDGAAGSNTMGTQPPATRQGSSTDGRESPAGAPTGGAVSGGAAETQAASGAGHENLEQEVARLRDQVQRLEAEVNTLRREGTGTGGSGTQATASDADTGTTVLASVVMQGRVASVGKDHVVVRDAESGDTFNLFVTNTTRISANGKRVSPQQLSEGTPVQAAFNYIADGDTYATQIRAYPGRRR; this is encoded by the coding sequence ATGACGACAGACTCCAGCTCCGATGTCGGCGGTACGGCGACGGGCGGCAGTGGCATGACGACCGGCTCCGCGACGGACGGCGCGGCCGGCAGCAACACGATGGGAACCCAGCCCCCTGCGACGAGGCAGGGCAGTTCGACTGATGGCCGTGAATCACCAGCTGGCGCGCCCACGGGCGGCGCGGTCAGCGGCGGCGCAGCAGAGACTCAGGCAGCCAGCGGCGCGGGGCACGAGAACCTCGAGCAAGAGGTCGCGCGGCTTCGCGACCAGGTCCAGCGGCTCGAAGCCGAGGTGAACACATTGCGGCGCGAGGGTACGGGGACGGGCGGCTCAGGGACACAGGCCACTGCGTCTGACGCGGACACGGGGACCACGGTGTTGGCCAGCGTCGTCATGCAAGGGCGGGTGGCCTCCGTCGGAAAGGACCACGTCGTGGTCCGCGACGCCGAGTCCGGAGACACCTTCAACCTCTTTGTGACGAACACCACCCGCATCAGCGCCAACGGCAAGCGCGTCTCACCGCAGCAACTCTCCGAGGGCACGCCCGTGCAAGCCGCGTTCAACTACATCGCGGATGGTGACACCTACGCCACGCAGATTCGGGCCTATCCCGGCCGCAGGCGCTGA
- a CDS encoding transglycosylase domain-containing protein, translating to MMWLLSLGLVVPLATVECVYQAMLARVPSLPQKVEGPSPSASWNQVRWAQSEHTPALRVQPVWPTTLLFTLMKVTLSRPAAGGMRGTMPHGFRLAGSVAHTWSRLQDRTGERRIRVFETLALTIWLTRTWTAEELLAFEARHLWLGRDLIGAHAAAPVLLRKEWVRLDATDAALLLAIAENPRDVGCAPNRVRQRRDRLLGHLSDAGVVSAAEAEAARTSPPALSSPAREPSCPRR from the coding sequence ATGATGTGGCTGTTGAGCCTCGGGCTTGTGGTGCCGCTGGCCACTGTGGAGTGCGTCTATCAGGCCATGCTCGCGCGGGTACCCTCCCTTCCCCAGAAGGTGGAGGGCCCGTCGCCCTCAGCATCCTGGAATCAGGTGCGGTGGGCGCAGAGCGAACACACGCCGGCGCTTCGCGTGCAACCGGTCTGGCCGACCACCCTCCTCTTCACCCTGATGAAGGTCACGCTGAGTCGCCCCGCGGCAGGAGGAATGCGCGGCACGATGCCTCACGGGTTCAGGCTTGCCGGCAGTGTGGCTCACACATGGTCACGCCTTCAGGACAGGACTGGCGAAAGGCGGATACGCGTTTTTGAAACACTTGCCCTGACCATCTGGCTCACCCGAACCTGGACCGCGGAGGAGTTGCTCGCTTTCGAAGCGAGGCACCTCTGGTTGGGTCGTGACCTTATCGGCGCACATGCCGCCGCGCCCGTGCTGCTGCGCAAGGAGTGGGTACGGCTTGATGCGACAGACGCAGCGCTGCTCCTCGCCATTGCCGAGAACCCTCGCGACGTCGGCTGCGCTCCAAACCGAGTTCGACAGCGGCGAGACAGGCTGCTCGGGCACCTGTCCGACGCAGGCGTCGTCAGTGCGGCTGAAGCGGAAGCAGCGCGCACGTCGCCACCGGCACTGAGCTCCCCCGCTCGTGAGCCGTCATGTCCCCGGCGCTGA
- a CDS encoding TonB-dependent receptor: MVGEKALRVVGVALAALMTAGAAENPRSAILGTVIDAQSRQPVAEVVVTASPSAQGGERIAVTQPNGRYRIPDLPPGDYTLRFERELFEPYSLPLSVSEGRALRVNVELQPTEPGEAVGLFCGGPTVDTSSSTLRFIQWREDVSRVPVSRPTKWAGAMRTSDSLAEWVPGTVDSVDGRSFSGATPFENEYLLEGLSTRDPTTGRNLLPLSQELVSDISVLTGGYMPEYGRTTGGIIDLKPVAVSNELHGEVFANWAPGALEGAWRPATGPRPAVSSDGALRHLGDFGGTLGGPLLKDRLWFFAGIVPALSRVEQDAGFMDQRSLQALARLTYALKHRHWTSLTVVTAPALMRGMEGAQAPWAVDSDTVMAVLAYNALVLDGGVTLDAKASWLGHDVTRLSPADPASVDTDRFQAKTQASYWLKGLGHHALATGLELEHVVQRPSQVADITSSSLSGFVQDRWTLNDRLTLNGGLRYDAQFLDANVRGNMTHHQLSPRVGLVFDPGGNGRMKLFAHAAKYQGMVPLGLLTPDARFASRLDPTSSSEFVAGAEHELSLFAKAGVTYTRRRLDDALATIADDAAGGFLIVNPGAGPAASLPKAARTYDAVTVELGRSFWDGWQAQLRYTWSRLHGNYTGPFGTDGGRPLSQSGLLAADRPHVFKAFASKEFTLTRKLTLNAGLAYLGAAGASREAGNTRALWVHTIDAQLSVRYGTSDQHIVTLSIDAFNVLNAQAVLREETLLPLQYQTPRQLRLGVRYAF, from the coding sequence ATGGTGGGGGAGAAGGCGCTGCGAGTCGTGGGAGTCGCCCTGGCCGCGTTGATGACGGCCGGCGCGGCGGAGAATCCACGGAGTGCCATTCTGGGCACGGTCATCGATGCCCAGTCACGGCAGCCCGTCGCGGAGGTCGTCGTGACGGCGAGCCCGTCCGCGCAGGGCGGTGAGCGCATCGCCGTGACCCAGCCCAACGGAAGGTATCGGATTCCCGACCTGCCCCCGGGCGACTACACGCTCCGCTTCGAGCGCGAGCTGTTCGAGCCCTACTCGCTCCCCCTCTCCGTCAGTGAAGGGCGCGCTTTACGCGTCAACGTCGAGCTCCAGCCGACGGAGCCAGGAGAGGCCGTTGGATTGTTCTGCGGAGGCCCGACTGTCGACACGAGCAGTTCGACACTTCGGTTCATCCAGTGGCGAGAAGACGTCTCGCGCGTTCCGGTCAGCCGCCCAACGAAGTGGGCGGGCGCCATGCGCACCTCGGACAGCCTCGCGGAGTGGGTACCCGGCACGGTGGACAGCGTGGACGGACGGTCCTTCAGCGGCGCCACGCCCTTTGAAAACGAATACCTGCTGGAAGGGCTTTCGACTCGCGATCCGACCACGGGCCGCAACCTGCTCCCGCTGAGCCAGGAACTGGTCAGCGACATCAGCGTGCTCACCGGCGGATACATGCCGGAGTACGGACGTACCACGGGCGGCATCATCGACCTGAAGCCAGTGGCCGTCTCCAATGAGCTGCATGGAGAGGTCTTCGCGAACTGGGCACCGGGCGCGCTGGAAGGGGCATGGAGGCCCGCGACAGGCCCCCGCCCCGCCGTCTCCTCGGACGGCGCGCTCCGTCACCTGGGGGATTTCGGCGGAACACTGGGCGGACCGCTGCTCAAGGACCGGCTCTGGTTCTTCGCGGGCATCGTCCCCGCGCTCAGCCGCGTCGAACAGGACGCCGGCTTCATGGACCAACGCAGCCTCCAGGCACTGGCCAGGCTGACGTATGCCCTCAAACACAGACATTGGACATCGCTGACGGTTGTCACCGCTCCCGCGTTGATGCGGGGGATGGAAGGCGCGCAGGCTCCGTGGGCGGTGGACAGCGACACGGTCATGGCCGTGCTCGCCTACAACGCCTTGGTCCTCGACGGAGGCGTCACGCTCGATGCCAAGGCGAGTTGGCTGGGCCACGATGTCACCCGGCTGTCGCCTGCTGACCCTGCGAGCGTCGACACGGACCGATTCCAGGCGAAGACGCAGGCATCCTATTGGCTGAAGGGCCTGGGACACCATGCGCTGGCAACGGGCCTGGAGCTCGAACATGTCGTCCAACGCCCATCGCAGGTCGCCGACATCACCAGCAGCAGCTTGAGCGGGTTCGTGCAGGACCGATGGACCTTGAACGACCGGCTCACGCTGAATGGAGGTCTTCGCTACGACGCGCAGTTCCTCGATGCGAACGTGCGTGGGAACATGACGCATCACCAGCTCTCACCGCGAGTCGGGCTCGTCTTCGACCCCGGTGGGAACGGCCGGATGAAGCTGTTCGCGCACGCCGCGAAGTATCAGGGGATGGTTCCCCTGGGGTTGCTCACGCCGGACGCGCGCTTCGCTTCGCGGCTCGACCCGACGTCGTCTTCCGAGTTCGTCGCGGGCGCGGAGCATGAGCTCTCGCTGTTCGCGAAGGCGGGTGTGACCTACACGCGCCGCCGCCTGGATGATGCGCTCGCGACCATTGCGGACGACGCTGCGGGCGGGTTCCTCATCGTCAATCCCGGCGCGGGCCCTGCTGCCAGCTTGCCGAAGGCAGCGCGCACCTATGATGCCGTCACGGTGGAGCTTGGCCGCAGCTTCTGGGACGGCTGGCAGGCCCAGCTCCGTTACACATGGTCTCGGCTCCATGGGAACTACACAGGCCCCTTCGGCACGGATGGCGGACGGCCGCTGTCACAGTCGGGATTGCTCGCAGCGGACCGGCCCCATGTCTTCAAGGCCTTTGCATCCAAGGAGTTCACGCTCACGCGGAAGCTCACGCTCAACGCGGGCCTCGCCTACCTGGGCGCGGCTGGGGCATCGCGCGAAGCGGGTAACACGCGGGCGCTGTGGGTACACACCATCGATGCCCAGTTGAGCGTGCGCTACGGCACTTCCGACCAGCACATCGTGACGCTGAGCATCGACGCGTTCAATGTGCTCAATGCACAAGCTGTTCTCCGTGAGGAGACGTTGCTGCCCTTGCAGTACCAGACGCCACGACAGCTCCGCCTCGGGGTTCGCTACGCCTTCTGA